Genomic segment of Eremothecium sinecaudum strain ATCC 58844 chromosome VIII, complete sequence:
GTGCGTTGATAGCGTACTCCGGCGCTAAAACGGGTAGATCACCAAAAGATAAGCGCATTGTTGACGAAGAGACATCTAGAAACCAAGTGTGGTGGGGTCCTGTGAATAAGAAAGTTACTGAGAAGACTTGGGAAATCAACCGTGAAAGAGCTGTGGATTATTTACGTACCCGCGAGCGCTTGTATATTGTTGATGCATTTGCTGGTTGGGATCCTAGATACAGAATTAAGATTCGTATCATTTGCTGCCGCGCCTACCATGCTCTATTTATGACGAATATGTTGATTAGGCCTACAGAAAAAGAGCTAGCCGAGTTTGGTGAACCGGACTTTACAGTATGGAACGCTGGCCAATTCCCAGCTAATCATCATACCGATGGTATGTCGTCGAAGACAACCATTGAGATTAATTTCAAGGCCATGGAAATGGTTATTCTTGGAACCGAGTACGCAGGAGAGATGAAGAAGGGTATTTTCACGGTGATGTTCTACTTAATGCCTATCAACCACGGAGTTTTGACTTTGCATTCTTCCGCAAACCAAGGTGTAGTTAATGATGATGTAACGTTGTTCTTCGGGTTAAGTGGTACCGGTAAGACCACCTTGTCCGCTGACAAGAACAGGAAGTTAATCGGTGATGACGAGCACTGTTGGTCTGAACATGGTGTTTTCAATATTGAGGGTGGATGTTACGCCAAGTGTATTGGTTTAAGTGCGGAGAAAGAACCAGAGATTTTCAATGCAATTAAGTACGGTTCTGTTTTGGAAAACGTTGTCTATGACGAGGAGACTAGAGTAGTTGACTATGACAAGTCTACTGTGACTGAGAATACCCGTTGCGCTTATCCAATTGAGTATATTCCAAGTGCCAAGATTCCTTGTATGTCCGACAAGCATCCTTCCAATATCATTTTATTGACATGTGATGCTTCTGGAGTGTTGCCTCCAGTCTCTAAGTTAACCCCATACCAGGTGATGTACCATTTCATTTCTGGATACACATCTAAGATGGCTGGTACAGAACAGGGTATTACTGAGCCTGAGGCCACTTTCTCCTCGTGTTTCGGACAGCCATTTTTGGCATTGCACCCTATGAAATACGCTACCATGTTGGCGGACAAGATGGCTCACCACAATGCCAATGCTTGGTTAATCAACACTGGATGGACTGGCTCATCCTATGTTTCTGGCGGAAAGCGTTGTCCATTAAAGTACACGCGTGCTATACTTGATGCTATTCATGACGGTTCTTTGTCAGGAGAGGAGTACGAGACTTTACCTGTCTTTGGCTTGCGTATTCCAAAAGCTGTTCGTGGTGTGCCATCTGAGTTGTTGAACCCAGCCAAGAACTGGATTGAAGGCGAGGCACAATACAATAAGCAAGTAAAGAGTTTAGCTACGAAGTTTATGGAAAACTTCAAGACCTACCAAGATGAAGCCACTGCAGAGGTTCTTGCCGCGGGTCCACAATTTTAATGTCAATTTAAAAGAAAACCACTATTATTTAAGCGGTACTTATTATCAAACTACAAATAAAATGGGTGATAAGGTTGAGTATACCGACTCATCTATGACTATATACTAGAAGAATATTCAAATCAAATAAATGCACCCCAAGTTCGTAAAACTATTGCCTGAATTGAGAATTAAGCAAGCCCTATATTACGTATTTCTCATCTTCTGGGCACGGTGTACCGCCCCAATGTGCTATGTCCCCCGCCAACAGTCATACGTGGCGGCGGCATTGTATTATTAGCGTTTGCAGCGGTGGTTGGAGCTTGGGTAGCTGCAAGTTGAAGAGGGCGCATGGTCTTCCCGAGTACTGGAGGACTAGTATGTATCGATACTGTCCCAGTAGTCTCCGCATGATCATCGTTGTTCTCATAGGCGGGTAGTGATCTACCCTTCGTAATATCAACCCACGGGAAAAAGCCTGTTCCAAATCCAAAATGTTGAACCACGGGAAACTTGCTCAGAACCTCTACACGATACATCTTGATCAATCCACTTGCAACTTTGTTCCAACTAAGAACATTTCTTGAAATGTCGAACAGCATTGGTGAATGCTGTGCAAAGGGACCGGACTTCACACGGAAAATAAACGCAATTGCATTACAGTAAAGGTTCGTAGCCGCGTAGCTCTCAACAATATTCGAATTCTGCACTTCTGGAGGTCGTATTGGAGCCTTTTTATCCTCACCAGCCCACTGCGATGCTCCTATTATGTATTGAAGGTGCATATGGTCGTCCAGCCCCCATACACCATGCGAGCCCGCAGGCTCTAGCGTATACTCCAATATTAATCTATGAACCAGTTCATAGTACTTATACCAAATAAACAGGAAATCCTCACCAGTAAACTTTGCACCTCCAAAGTTCCATACTCCTAGCATATCAACCGCAACGAACACTGCAAGGAATGCCAATTCGTGGCCTGTGCCGTAGTCTAACCGCTCTCTGGATCCAAATGAACTACCCAAGTAAAACCGCAACTCTATTATACTATCCCTGTATATCTGGCCATACGCTATAGGGAGGAACTCCTCCCAAAGCTTGTCTTGCTCTGCTTCCAATTTATCTTGCCAGTCGCGACGCGCTAGATTACCAAAGCGCCGTGGGGCATCCGCCCTCGCCGGAGTCTCACTAATCAACTCTCCAAGCCTCTCCAATATTCTCACAAACCTATTGACATTAGGGTTGGAACTGCTACTAGGCACGTCAACACCATGCACCATCTCAAGGTACTTCTCCAGGTGAGTCTGAAGCCGATGCATTGTTAAGGACCGCTGAAAATCGTTTGCGCCATGAACATCGCTGATACGCTTTACAGGTTGCGAAAACTTGGTCCGATTTAGATTAAACTTTGTTATGTCACCGTTGCCGTCCATAATACCATAAAAGTTTGCCTCAGGTGTTGCTATAGTGAAGGTATTCTTGCATTATATATCGTACACGCCCTGAATTTTTTAACTTTCTGAACGCTTGCGAAAAAACAGTATTCGTCAAGGGGAGCAAATTCACCCTACATAAAAAGAAGTTCATCTTCCTAACTAATCAAAACATACTCCTTCTATCACCATTAAAATACCGCAGGTTAAAATATGGATGAGCCAAGTAAGGGTATTTTAAACCGCAACCCCCAGAACTCGCTGGGCAGCAGCTCAGGCTTTCCCCCTCCTATTCATGCTCCTGATCGCTCGCCACCATCAGAAGCCCCCGCTTTAAACGTAACGATAAAAATCGAAGAGCCGCCAGAACAGCGCGGTCGTTCCAGGAACAAACTCAGCAACGCCCGCTCCTACAGTAGCAGCCGTAGCAGGACCAAATCGCGCTCGTTAGGCCGTCCTCCATTGTCAGAGCACGAAAATCTAAAGTGGACCATATTAGCACATGACCCCTCTGAACGACTCCATCAGCGCTCTGCGCTGACCACCAGCTTTGCTATGGACGAGGAGGACCCTGTTAGTGACGAAGAACAGATCAGCGACACAGACCTAGATGCAGACCTCGATTACGACCTCGGCGCCCGCGTACTGCCTAACTTCGCCAAAAGCATCCAACACGTGCTAGATTCACAGCCGGCCTGGCTAGCCGCCCATAGAGCTTCTATAAGTCCCCAAAACTCCCCGCTGGAGGTCAATACCCTAAATGGCACCTGCAAGCGCGCTATAAAGCACATCGCCCACCACCGCGGATCTCCTCCGCCCAAAGAGTCCCCCGGCAGGTCCTTCCTCGTCTACCTCGAGGATCTAAGCTTTTCTTCTGCTGAGAAGCTCTACGCTCTAACCTACACATTTGGCGCTGTTATCGCCAACTACGACACTCTATACATATTGGTCCAGTGCGACCAGGACGACGTAGAAAATCACATGTCACGTGTCAATGAACAAGTGGAATTCCTACTCGACTGTACCAGTGGTGTGCTTGATTACCTGGACGTTATTATCGTCACGCTTCACCACCAGTACCCTCGCCACCTTCTTACCGAGATGATTGAAGCCTTCCGGACCGTTGGTGTAGTCGTGCCATTACAAATCGCCACAG
This window contains:
- the PCK1 gene encoding phosphoenolpyruvate carboxykinase PCK1 (Syntenic homolog of Ashbya gossypii AFR292W; Syntenic homolog of Saccharomyces cerevisiae YKR097W (PCK1)), producing the protein MSPTKVYQSAEENIRAELGLNDVLKIRRNAPVAILYEDALREKKTVISSTGALIAYSGAKTGRSPKDKRIVDEETSRNQVWWGPVNKKVTEKTWEINRERAVDYLRTRERLYIVDAFAGWDPRYRIKIRIICCRAYHALFMTNMLIRPTEKELAEFGEPDFTVWNAGQFPANHHTDGMSSKTTIEINFKAMEMVILGTEYAGEMKKGIFTVMFYLMPINHGVLTLHSSANQGVVNDDVTLFFGLSGTGKTTLSADKNRKLIGDDEHCWSEHGVFNIEGGCYAKCIGLSAEKEPEIFNAIKYGSVLENVVYDEETRVVDYDKSTVTENTRCAYPIEYIPSAKIPCMSDKHPSNIILLTCDASGVLPPVSKLTPYQVMYHFISGYTSKMAGTEQGITEPEATFSSCFGQPFLALHPMKYATMLADKMAHHNANAWLINTGWTGSSYVSGGKRCPLKYTRAILDAIHDGSLSGEEYETLPVFGLRIPKAVRGVPSELLNPAKNWIEGEAQYNKQVKSLATKFMENFKTYQDEATAEVLAAGPQF
- the IMP21 gene encoding Imp21p (Syntenic homolog of Ashbya gossypii AFR294W; Syntenic homolog of Saccharomyces cerevisiae YIL154C (IMP2)) encodes the protein MDEPSKGILNRNPQNSLGSSSGFPPPIHAPDRSPPSEAPALNVTIKIEEPPEQRGRSRNKLSNARSYSSSRSRTKSRSLGRPPLSEHENLKWTILAHDPSERLHQRSALTTSFAMDEEDPVSDEEQISDTDLDADLDYDLGARVLPNFAKSIQHVLDSQPAWLAAHRASISPQNSPLEVNTLNGTCKRAIKHIAHHRGSPPPKESPGRSFLVYLEDLSFSSAEKLYALTYTFGAVIANYDTLYILVQCDQDDVENHMSRVNEQVEFLLDCTSGVLDYLDVIIVTLHHQYPRHLLTEMIEAFRTVGVVVPLQIATGSLAGYVSSVPTLVVRKKLRRARRRGFHE
- the RRD1 gene encoding peptidylprolyl isomerase RRD1 (Syntenic homolog of Ashbya gossypii AFR293C; Syntenic homolog of Saccharomyces cerevisiae YIL153W (RRD1)), encoding MDGNGDITKFNLNRTKFSQPVKRISDVHGANDFQRSLTMHRLQTHLEKYLEMVHGVDVPSSSSNPNVNRFVRILERLGELISETPARADAPRRFGNLARRDWQDKLEAEQDKLWEEFLPIAYGQIYRDSIIELRFYLGSSFGSRERLDYGTGHELAFLAVFVAVDMLGVWNFGGAKFTGEDFLFIWYKYYELVHRLILEYTLEPAGSHGVWGLDDHMHLQYIIGASQWAGEDKKAPIRPPEVQNSNIVESYAATNLYCNAIAFIFRVKSGPFAQHSPMLFDISRNVLSWNKVASGLIKMYRVEVLSKFPVVQHFGFGTGFFPWVDITKGRSLPAYENNDDHAETTGTVSIHTSPPVLGKTMRPLQLAATQAPTTAANANNTMPPPRMTVGGGHSTLGRYTVPRR